The following proteins are encoded in a genomic region of Arachis ipaensis cultivar K30076 chromosome B02, Araip1.1, whole genome shotgun sequence:
- the LOC107625225 gene encoding zinc finger CCCH domain-containing protein 4 — protein MAHRLLRDHEADGWERADFPIICESCLGDNPYVRMTRAEYDKECKICTRPFTVFRWRPGRDARYKKTEICQTCSKLKNVCQVCLLDLEYGLPVQVRDTALSIDSNDAIPKSDVNREYFAEEHDRKARAGIDYESSYGKARPNDTILKLQRTTPYYKRNRAHICSFYIRGECTRGAECPYRHEMPVTGELSQQNIKDRYYGVNDPVALKLLGKAGEMTSLEAPEDESIKTLYVGGLDARVTEQDLRDHFYAHGEIESIKMVLQRACAFVTYTTREGAEKAAEELSNKLVIKGLRLKLMWGRPQTAKPESDGSDQARQQAAVAHSGLLPRAVISQQQNQDLGQGMPYYNNPPPPQQERSYYPSMDPQRMGALIPSQEGPPGGPSGSGENKPSTEKPQMQQHYTHPMMPPPPPGQYHHQPPHQYYPPPYGYMPPVPPYQQYPPPYSSQMVPSQPPAANHPYHHHPMQPGSSQTGSGQVGSGSAPAEAGTSASGSQQQ, from the exons ACAAGAGCTGAGTATGACAAGGAATGCAAGATTTGTACACGGCCATTTACTGTTTTCAGATGGAGACCTGGTCGGGATGCGAGGTATAAAAAGACTGAGATCTGCCAGACATGTAGTAAGTTGAAAAATGTCTGTCAAGTGTGTCTTCTGGATCTAGAATACGGGCTGCCAGTTCAAGTCCGTGACACAGCTCTCAGTATTGATTCCAATGATGCCATTCCAAAAAGTGATGTCAATAGGGAGTATTTTGCTGAAGAGCACGACCGCAAG GCTAGAGCTGGTATAGATTACGAATCTTCTTATGGTAAAGCACGCCCAAATGATACTATCTTGAAGCTACAAAGGACAACACCATATTACAAAAGAAACCGGGCACATATTTGCAGTTTCTACATAAGGGGTGAATGTACTAGAGGAGCTGAATGCCCTTATCGGCATGAGATGCCAGTAACTGGGGAGCTGTCTCAACAAAATATTAAAGATCGTTATTATGG TGTCAATGATCCTGTGGCTTTGAAGCTACTTGGCAAGGCTGGAGAGATGACGTCTCTGGAGGCTCCCGAGGATGAGAGCATCAAAACCCTTTATGTTGGTGGACTTGATGCTAGGGTCACTGAGCAGGACTTGCGGGATCACTTCTATGCGCATGGTGAAATTGAATCTATAAAAATGGTTCTTCAACGGGCTTGTGCTTTTGTAACCTATACAACCAGAGAAGGTGCAGAAAAGGCAGCCGAAGAACTATCCAACAAGCTGGTTATTAAAGGCCTAAGGCTAAAGCTGATGTGGGGCAGGCCTCAGACAGCAAAACCGGAGTCAGATGGCTCTGATCAAGCAAGGCAGCAAGCAGCTGTGGCTCACAGTGGGTTGTTGCCTCGTGCAGTTATATCGCAACAGCAGAACCAGGATCTAGGCCAAGGAATGCCTTACTATAACAATCCACCTCCTCCTCAGCAAGAAAGAAGCTATTACCCTTCAATGGATCCTCAAAGAATGGGTGCTCTTATTCCATCTCAAGAGGGTCCTCCTGGTGGACCTAGTGGATCAGGTGAGAACAAACCCAGTACGGAGAAGCCACAAATGCAACAACATTATACCCATCCAATGatgcctcctcctcctcctggCCAATATCATCATCAGCCTCCTCATCAGTATTATCCTCCTCCATATGGTTATATGCCACCAGTTCCCCCCTATCAGCAGTATCCACCACCATATAGTTCTCAAATGGTGCCATCTCAGCCACCAGCTGCAAATCATCCATATCACCATCATCCGATGCAGCCAGGTTCTTCACAAACAGGATCTGGACAGGTTGGCTCTGGATCTGCACCAGCTGAAGCTGGAACATCAGCATCAGGGTCACAGCAGCAGTGA